From Leopardus geoffroyi isolate Oge1 chromosome B4, O.geoffroyi_Oge1_pat1.0, whole genome shotgun sequence, a single genomic window includes:
- the CREBL2 gene encoding cAMP-responsive element-binding protein-like 2, with the protein MDDSKVVGGKVKKPGKRGRKPAKIDLKAKLERSRQSARECRARKKLRYQYLEELVSSRERAICALREELEMYKQWCMAMDQGKIPSEIKALLTGEEQSKSQQNSSRHMKAGKTDANSNSW; encoded by the exons ATGGATGACAGTAAG GTGGTCGGAGGTAAAGTTAAGAAGCCCGGCAAACGTGGTCGGAAGCCAGCCAAAATTGACTTGAAGGCAAAACTTGAGAGGAGCCGGCAGAGTGCAAGAGAATGCCGGGCCAGGAAAAAACTAAGATACCAGTATTTGGAAGAGTTGGTATCCAGTCGGGAAAGAGCCATATGTGCCCTCAGAGAGGAACTGGAAATG TACAAGCAGTGGTGCATGGCAATGGACCAAGGAAAAATCCCTTCTGAAATAAAGGCCCTACTCACTGGAGAAGAGCAGAGCAAATCTCAGCAGAACTCAAGCAGGCACATGAAAGCTGGGAAGACAGATGCTAACAGCAATTCCT ggtGA